Proteins found in one Salvelinus alpinus chromosome 11, SLU_Salpinus.1, whole genome shotgun sequence genomic segment:
- the LOC139533889 gene encoding FGFR1 oncogene partner 2 homolog: MTCSLENVLSDAKSLVERLRNHDNAAEVLIEQTTSLNKRVEAMKQYQEEIESLNQVARHRPRSSLVMGIQQENRQIRDLQQENKELRTSLEEHQSAIELIMTKYREQVFRLLMASKKDNPAIVNQLKEQHTTEMQAHIDKINEMATVMRKAIEVDEGRLCEDEERIKQLELENSGLRELLGISREAFLLLTREEASDSTSLSALLTSADISLRKS, encoded by the exons ATGACGTGTTCATTAGAAAATGTATTGTCAGACGCCAAGTCGCTGGTGGAAAGACTTCGCAACCATGACAATGCAGCGGAGGTACTTATCGAACAGACAACGTCCCTTAACAAGAGGGTGGAGGCCATGAAACAG TATCAGGAGGAGATTGAATCGCTGAACCAGGTAGCCCGGCATCGGCCCCGTTCCAGCCTCGTCATGGGCATCCAGCAGGAAAACCGGCAGATCCGTGACCTACAGCAGGAAAACAAAG AGTTGAGAACCTCCCTGGAGGAACACCAGTCGGCCATAGAGCTCATCATGACAAAATACAGGGAGCAGGTCTTCAGACTCCTCATGGCCAGTAAGAAGGACAACCCAGCCATCGTCAACCAATTAAAGGAGCAGCACACCACT GAAATGCAAGCGCACATAGACAAGATCAACGAGATGGCTACGGTGATGAGGAAGGCCATCGAAGTGGACGAGGGGAGGTTGTGTGAAGACGAGGAGAGGATCAAGCAACTAGAG CTGGAGAACAGTGGTCTTCGTGAGCTGCTAGGGATCAGTCGAGAGGCCTTCCTACTTCTGACAAGAGAGGAGGCCTCAGATAGCACATCCCTGTCTGCCCTGTTGACCAGCGCCGACATCAGCCTCCGGAAGAGTTAG
- the LOC139533890 gene encoding mediator of RNA polymerase II transcription subunit 21-like produces MADRLTQLQDAVNSLADQFCNAIGVLQQCAPPASFNNIQTAINKDQPSNPTEEYAQLFAALIARTAKDVDVLIDSLPSEESTAALQAASLRQLEEENHDAAARLEEVVYRGDLLLEKIQSALADIAQSQLRTRSGGPSQTTPPES; encoded by the exons ATGGCGGACAGGCTAACGCAACTTCAAGATGCAGTCAATTCG CTTGCTGATCAGTTTTGCAATGCAATCGGGGTGCTGCAGCAGTGTGCACCGCCAGCTTCGTTCAACAACATACAGACAGCAATCAACAAGGACCAGCCATCGAACCCCACTGAGG AGTATGCCCAACTATTTGCTGCACTGATTGCCCGGACAGCTAAGGATGTGGACGTGCTGATTGACTCACTGCCTAGTGAGGAGTCCACAGCAGCTCTACAG GCGGCCAGTCTGCGGCAGTTGGAGGAGGAGAATCATGATGCAGCGGCACGTCTCGAAGAGGTGGTATACCGAGGGGACTTGCTACTGGAGAAGATCCAAAGCGCCCTGGCTGATATTGCTCAGTCACAACTTCGTACTCGCAGTGGAGGACCCAGCCAGACCACACCGCCTGAATCATGA